The sequence below is a genomic window from Candidatus Kapaibacterium sp..
GATTCTACTGTTTCCGATATCAATTGCTATAAGCTGTCTATTCGTACTCATACCTTATACTGTCTCCGTCGTCGATAATTTTTATAGACGAATCACTGATATTTTCAGCTTGTAATCTGCCATCATCAAAAACTTTAGTCACCAAATAATTTTGACCGTCCGAAACGAGCTTTACGATTCGCCCTTCGATTTCTACCAAATCATGCCATTCATCATAAATAATGCTATCGCTATCAAATTTATACTCGCTAACGATATCGAAAAGGAAATTGAAAATGTCGTGCACTGTGACAGCATAGCCCATCCGATTTAGAGATGTGGCAATGTCTTTGACTTCGTCGGGGTATTCCATTTGTTCGACGTTAATGCCAATTCCGATAATTGTCGCTTGCAAAGTATTGCCGTAAAAAATATGTTCAGTCAATATACCGCAGATTTTGCGAAATTTTCCGTCAGCGTCCTTCACCATAATATCGTTCGGGAACTTCAGTCGAACTTGTTCTTTTGGTACGATGCGTGTGATAGTATTATAAGCAATAATCGCTCCGGCAAATTGATAAGAATGTGGTTCAAGCGTTTTAGAATGGATTCTGTGTCTGAATCCAATCGAACAATAGAGATTTTTACCCTTATCGCCGACCCATGTCCTATTTTTACGCCCTTTGCCACCGAACTGCTCATCGGCAGTAATAATAATCGAATCATGCTCATTGAGCAAGAATTTTGCTTGCTCATTTGTGGAATTGAGACTGTCATAATGAAAATGTTTCATCAATCTTATTCTACTGCTTCGCTTTCCATTGTTTTGGTCATCTCGGCAACTACAAAATCACTAATAACCGATAATGCTTTTGATACAGCCGGTGGAATACTTTCAGCATAATTATTTGGGCGTTTAACCATATGGCTATATGTTTGGCTGAATAAAAGCTTGTTGCCTTCAGTAGTCTCAGTTCTTTTAAAAAAGTTGAAATTGATTGACATTGCTACAAAATTATCAGAAGTAGCTGTCGAATTGCGTATATCCATTTCGATAACCCTACTTTCTAAGTAGTAATCCGGCAATGTAATAGACGAATTACGGACAACACCTTTACCGAACAGCTTGTATCCAATAAGCCTTAATTCTAAAAAATCTGTTGCTAAGTAGCTAAAATCGTTTATCCAGCGGTAATAAAAGTAACGCTGAATGTTTTTGTTATCAACATTTGCGATTATCGAACGCACTGCATAGGTCTCGGGCACTTCAACATTTCTAAGCAAAAGGGCAACATCACGACTAGGGAGGGAATCAATAAGCATCTTGTCTTGAGTCAAGCCATAATACTTGATTTCCGGGTATTCTTTCTTGAAATTCAAGCATCCGCTCAACATTGCAACAATCAAGCCCAGAAAAAAAATCTTCGCTAAGTCATTTTTTCTTAACATATTTGCTGTTGACATTTTGTTACAACCTTTAAAAAAATTATTTATTTAATATAATTATAGAATGAATTGCCAATGATTTATTTTGTTTCTGATATTCATCTTGGATTGTTCGACCGAAAACAAGACATCAAACGTGAAGATTTGTTCATAGAATTCTTGAACAAAATCAAAGTTGATTGCGATAAACTCTATCTGGTAGGGGATATTTTCGATTATTGGTTTGACTATAATACTGTAATCCCCAAATACTTTTATCGAACACTTTCCGCATTGTACGATTTGAGAAAAATTTGTGAAATCGAGTTTGTTTTCGGCAATCACGATTTCGGACATAATGGTTTTTTTGCGGATGAATTGGATATTCCAGTTCACGGTGCAGATATCGAAAGGCAACATAATGGCAAAAACTTCTATATTTCGCATGGTGACGGCAAAGACCCAAAGGATAAAGGCTATCATTTGCTTAAAAAAATAATGCGTGCTCCGGCTTCGTTGGCACTTTATTTGAAGCTACATCCAAATATTGGTATAAAACTTGCGTCAAGCAGTTCAAAGACAAGTCGTGATTATACGACTAAAAAGGATTATGGGGAAGATAATGCAATGTTGAATTTTGCTAAACATAAAATTGATGCCGGTTTTGATTACGTAATCATGGGACACCGTCACAAAGCCGAAACCACTGCATACAATAATGGTTTGTATGTCAATTTGGGCGAATGGATTCGGAATCCTCACTATGGCGTCTTTGACGGAAATAAGTTTGTATTGAAAAATTTTGGTACTGATAATTTGTGAAATCGAAACATTCATTGGTAGGCATTGAGCAATACCTCGATTTATATCGAAAAGGGATTGCCAAATTAAAAAAAGGCAGTGGAAGCGTCATATTGTTTAGTGGCGATTCCGGAATGGGCAAATCCGCTCTTTTAGAGCATTTCGACGAATTTACGAAAAGAAACGAAAGCACAATCATTTCGATATTGACTGAAAGTAACACTCCAATCGGCGATTTCAAAATCGGCAAATTGCAACCTCTGTATTCGTTCAGCAAAGCTGTCGAATATTTGCTCGATTCTAAAGAGCAATCTCCGGAGCGACGATTAGCTAAAAATGTCGGATTGACTGCATTGGCTGTAATTCCTTTGATTGGTGATGTTTTCTACGCAGTAAAGGAAATGGGAAAAGATTGGAGGCAATTCAAGAAAGAAAAATCTTCCGAAAGTGTCCGAAAAGTGAGTAATGTCGCTGCTGATTACTACGATACTTTCCTTGCATTTGCCGATAAAAAGCCTTTAGTAATCCTTATGGATGATATGCACTGGAGTGATGCCCAATCAGTCGAGCTTCTGGGGCTGATGTCTGAGAGAATTACCGAATTCCCGATTATGATAGTTGCGAGTTACAAAGAAAGCGACCTTCAAGCACAAGGTCTGCCTTTTTATAATTATATAAACAAAGCTGAAGAAAATCCCGCAATTACAAAATTTGCCCTCGAGCCTTTCATTTTGGATTATATACGCGATTTATCCAAAGAATACTTTGCAAACTATCGTGGTAATAACGAGTTCGAGAAATGGATTTTCGACCGTTCATACGGTGTGCCG
It includes:
- a CDS encoding UDP-2,3-diacylglucosamine diphosphatase, translated to MIYFVSDIHLGLFDRKQDIKREDLFIEFLNKIKVDCDKLYLVGDIFDYWFDYNTVIPKYFYRTLSALYDLRKICEIEFVFGNHDFGHNGFFADELDIPVHGADIERQHNGKNFYISHGDGKDPKDKGYHLLKKIMRAPASLALYLKLHPNIGIKLASSSSKTSRDYTTKKDYGEDNAMLNFAKHKIDAGFDYVIMGHRHKAETTAYNNGLYVNLGEWIRNPHYGVFDGNKFVLKNFGTDNL
- a CDS encoding biotin--[acetyl-CoA-carboxylase] ligase, yielding MKHFHYDSLNSTNEQAKFLLNEHDSIIITADEQFGGKGRKNRTWVGDKGKNLYCSIGFRHRIHSKTLEPHSYQFAGAIIAYNTITRIVPKEQVRLKFPNDIMVKDADGKFRKICGILTEHIFYGNTLQATIIGIGINVEQMEYPDEVKDIATSLNRMGYAVTVHDIFNFLFDIVSEYKFDSDSIIYDEWHDLVEIEGRIVKLVSDGQNYLVTKVFDDGRLQAENISDSSIKIIDDGDSIRYEYE